A genomic window from Sphingobacterium spiritivorum includes:
- a CDS encoding MotA/TolQ/ExbB proton channel family protein yields MANAPKTTSPAKQESGNSGSLFASLAIIICFIVGFVVWKYVMGAPSNFQENNPENQPLPGNYLGMVYHAGAIVPILIGLFLMVWVFSIERLIVINKASGTGNVGNFVRKVQTLINGGNIDTAIAECDKQKGSVANVIKAGLLKYKDVSANPGLDSEKSALAIQKEIEETTALEMPMLEKNLNVIATLVSIGTLTGLLGTVTGMIKAFSALATGGAPDSAKLANGISEALINTATGIATSTFAIVMYNILTAKIDKLTYSIDEAGFSIVQTYAANHK; encoded by the coding sequence CATTTGTTTCATTGTTGGTTTCGTAGTATGGAAATATGTAATGGGAGCTCCTTCTAACTTCCAGGAAAATAATCCAGAAAACCAACCTCTTCCAGGAAACTACTTAGGAATGGTATACCACGCAGGTGCTATCGTACCTATCCTTATCGGTTTATTCTTAATGGTGTGGGTCTTCTCTATTGAGCGCTTGATCGTTATCAACAAAGCTTCAGGTACTGGTAATGTTGGTAACTTCGTAAGAAAAGTACAAACGTTAATCAACGGTGGTAACATTGACACAGCTATCGCTGAGTGTGACAAACAAAAAGGTTCTGTTGCAAACGTAATCAAAGCAGGTTTATTGAAATACAAAGACGTTTCTGCTAACCCAGGTCTTGATTCAGAAAAATCAGCATTAGCTATCCAGAAAGAAATCGAAGAGACAACAGCATTGGAAATGCCTATGTTGGAGAAAAACTTAAACGTTATAGCAACATTAGTTTCTATCGGTACGTTGACAGGTCTATTAGGTACAGTAACAGGTATGATCAAGGCCTTCTCTGCATTAGCAACAGGTGGTGCTCCGGATTCAGCTAAATTAGCAAACGGTATCTCTGAGGCCCTTATCAATACAGCAACAGGTATTGCGACTTCTACATTCGCTATCGTAATGTATAACATCCTTACTGCAAAAATCGATAAATTAACTTACTCAATTGACGAGGCTGGTTTCTCAATCGTACAAACGTACGCGGCTAACCACAAATAA
- a CDS encoding ExbD/TolR family protein encodes MGKAKVKRTSTSIDMTAMCDVSFLLLTFFVLTSTARQPEAFPVDTPASTTKDKLPDTNLGIITIGGEGKVFFGVKEREVRKRMLERMSAKYNIQFSQEDYKKFELAEDFGVPIKNLRQLLTLDVSQRVQPGVQTGIPVDSTENNTNELYHWVQSARLATAEITKEKESEKDFVDPGPMKIAIKADANEKYPSINLVIETLRNQKQNKFSFVTGLKGNE; translated from the coding sequence ATGGGAAAAGCTAAAGTAAAAAGAACGAGTACGTCAATCGACATGACAGCCATGTGTGACGTATCCTTCTTGCTTCTTACATTCTTCGTATTGACATCTACAGCACGTCAACCGGAAGCATTCCCTGTAGACACACCAGCTTCTACCACAAAAGATAAATTGCCGGATACTAATCTTGGTATTATCACAATCGGTGGAGAAGGAAAAGTGTTCTTCGGAGTGAAAGAACGTGAAGTTCGCAAAAGGATGTTAGAAAGAATGTCGGCGAAGTACAATATTCAATTCTCTCAAGAGGATTACAAAAAATTCGAATTAGCTGAAGATTTTGGTGTTCCGATTAAGAATTTGCGCCAGCTTTTGACACTTGACGTGAGTCAGCGTGTACAGCCGGGAGTGCAAACAGGTATTCCTGTTGATAGTACAGAGAATAATACGAACGAATTGTATCATTGGGTTCAGTCAGCAAGATTAGCGACAGCTGAGATTACAAAAGAAAAAGAAAGCGAGAAGGATTTTGTTGATCCGGGACCGATGAAAATTGCAATCAAAGCAGATGCTAACGAGAAGTATCCATCAATTAATTTAGTAATTGAGACTCTTCGTAACCAAAAGCAGAACAAATTCAGTTTTGTAACAGGTCTAAAAGGTAACGAATAA
- a CDS encoding ExbD/TolR family protein, with protein MAELNQDSGKQGKGGKVRSKKNGGKVDLTAMVDLAFLLITFFMLTTSLNKPQAMDVAMPDKNKMDATDNLEIADNRSITLLLGSDNKILWYYGQLKSPITPPTAIDYGKDGLRKVITEMKARVPAAAGGKDLIVVIRPSEKSVQRNLVDVLDEMKIVDIKRYMISKITPEEIDVLKRENLYND; from the coding sequence ATGGCAGAATTAAATCAAGACTCCGGTAAACAGGGGAAAGGTGGAAAAGTAAGAAGTAAGAAAAATGGTGGTAAAGTCGATTTGACAGCCATGGTTGACCTTGCGTTCTTATTGATTACTTTCTTCATGTTAACTACGTCTTTAAACAAGCCTCAAGCGATGGACGTTGCAATGCCTGATAAGAATAAAATGGACGCTACTGACAATCTGGAGATTGCAGATAACCGCTCTATCACATTATTATTAGGTTCTGACAATAAGATTTTATGGTACTACGGACAATTAAAAAGTCCGATTACCCCTCCTACAGCCATTGATTATGGTAAGGACGGTCTTCGTAAAGTCATTACTGAAATGAAAGCAAGAGTTCCGGCTGCTGCTGGAGGAAAGGATTTGATCGTAGTAATCAGACCTAGTGAGAAATCTGTTCAACGTAATCTTGTCGATGTATTAGACGAGATGAAAATTGTAGATATCAAACGATATATGATTTCAAAAATCACTCCTGAAGAAATAGATGTGTTAAAGCGTGAGAATTTGTATAACGACTAG